One genomic window of Corvus moneduloides isolate bCorMon1 chromosome 14, bCorMon1.pri, whole genome shotgun sequence includes the following:
- the LOC116450784 gene encoding sestrin-3-like isoform X4, which yields MIVCPQSVEHPRGSRCQRLPGQVVKMSSSDPDCPQFLFVKVLASRGRLEAVTQQMGYHPQYLDSFLKTQHYLMHMDGPLPFDCRHYIAIMAAARHQCRYLVNLHVLQFLRAGGDPQWLRGLEFIPPKLRNLNEINKILAHRPWLITKEHIEKLLKISEWSWSLAELVHAVVLLAHCHALASFVFGCGCEQDEGLGGPGSLKPLSLGNQCFCEATAGNSCSQELLRINRKRSLDSCMELDSLRERMQRIHVETEGRDEMRLLQQDREEDTDGEVTGATNLACYMQDPDFGYQDFARRDEDQTQVFRVQDYSWEDHGFSLVNRLYSDIGHLLDEKFRMVDGLQSSAMAKRQGCEPSVFKRGIWNYIHCMFGIRYDDYDYAEVNQLLERMLKVYIKTVTCYPEKTNSEMFDRFWKQFKHSEKVHVNLLILEARMQAELLYALQAITQYMIS from the exons ATGATCGTGTGTCCCCAGAGCGTGGAGCACCCCCGAGGAAGCCGATGCCAACGGCTACCGGGGCAG GTAGTGAAGATGTCCAGCAGCGACCCTGACTGCCCCCAGTTCCTCTTTGTGAAGGTGCTGGCGAGCCGGGGGCGGCTGGAGGCGGTGACCCAGCAGATGGGCTACCACCCACAGTACCTCGACAGCTTCCTCAAGACGCAGCACTACCTGATGCACATGGATGGCCCACTGCCCTTTGACTGCCGGCACTACATCGCCATCATG GCAGCCGCCCGGCACCAGTGCCGGTACCTGGTGAACCTGCATGTGCTGCAGTTCCTGCGGGCAGGGGGTGACCCCCAGTGGCTGCGCGGCCTCGAATTCATCCCCCCCAAACTCCGCAACCTCAACGAGATCAACAAGATCCTGGCACACCGGCCATGGCTCATCACCAAGGAGCACATCGAG aagctgctgaagaTCAGTGAGTGGAGCTGGTCGCTGGCGGAGCTGGTGCATGCTGTCGTCCTCCTGGCACACTGCCATGCGCTCGCCAGCTTTGTCTTTGGCTGTGGCTGTGAGCAGGATGAGGGGCTGGGTGGCCCAGGCTCGCTGAAGCCATTGTCACTTGGGAACCAGTGCTTCTGTGAGGCCACTGCTGGtaacagctgcagccaggagctgctgcgcATCAACCGCAAGCGG TCCCTGGACTCCTGCATGGAGCTGGATTCCCTCCGGGAACGCATGCAGCGGATCCATGTGGAGACTGAGGGCAGGGACGAgatgaggctgctgcagcaggaccGAGAGGAAG ATACTGATGGGGAAGTCACCGGTGCTACCAACCTTGCATGCTACATGCAGGACCCTGACTTTGGCTACCAGGACTTTGCCCGGCGTGACGAGGATCAGACGCAGGTATTCAGAGTCCAG GATTACTCCTGGGAAGACCATGGCTTCTCACTGGTCAACCGGCTCTACTCTGACATTGGGCATCTCCTGGATGAGAAGTTTAGGATGGTGGATGGTCTGCAAAGCAGTGCCATGGCCAAGCGGCAGGGCTGTGAACCCTCTGTTTTCAAGCGGGGCATCTGGAACTACATCCACTGCATGTTTGGCATTAG GTACGATGATTATGACTATGCAGAAGTGAATCAGCTCCTGGAGCGAATGCTCAAAGTTTACATTAAAACTGTAACCTGCTACCCAGAGAAGACAAACTCAGAAATGTTTGACAGGTTCTGGAAGCAGTTCAA
- the LOC116450784 gene encoding sestrin-3-like isoform X2, with amino-acid sequence MPSPRQRPTCVSCYLSSRYLWHLAVLCLIAKTTPVAAPRWKRGSLPLAEPRLGWGILLQRGLFQGELSRACVLQVVKMSSSDPDCPQFLFVKVLASRGRLEAVTQQMGYHPQYLDSFLKTQHYLMHMDGPLPFDCRHYIAIMAAARHQCRYLVNLHVLQFLRAGGDPQWLRGLEFIPPKLRNLNEINKILAHRPWLITKEHIEKLLKISEWSWSLAELVHAVVLLAHCHALASFVFGCGCEQDEGLGGPGSLKPLSLGNQCFCEATAGNSCSQELLRINRKRSLDSCMELDSLRERMQRIHVETEGRDEMRLLQQDREEDTDGEVTGATNLACYMQDPDFGYQDFARRDEDQTQVFRVQDYSWEDHGFSLVNRLYSDIGHLLDEKFRMVDGLQSSAMAKRQGCEPSVFKRGIWNYIHCMFGIRYDDYDYAEVNQLLERMLKVYIKTVTCYPEKTNSEMFDRFWKQFKHSEKVHVNLLILEARMQAELLYALQAITQYMIS; translated from the exons ATGCCTTCTCCCAGACAGAGACCAACCTGTGTGTCTTGCTACCTGTCCTCCCGCTACCTGTGGCACTTAGCAGTGCTCTGCCTAATAGCCAAGACTACCCCTGTAGCAGCACCACGCTGGAAGAGGGGATCTCTGCCCCTTGCGGAGCCCAGGCTTGGCTGGGGCATTCTGCTGCAGCGGGGGCTGTTCCAGGGAGAGCTAAGCAGAGCGTGTGTCTTGCAGGTAGTGAAGATGTCCAGCAGCGACCCTGACTGCCCCCAGTTCCTCTTTGTGAAGGTGCTGGCGAGCCGGGGGCGGCTGGAGGCGGTGACCCAGCAGATGGGCTACCACCCACAGTACCTCGACAGCTTCCTCAAGACGCAGCACTACCTGATGCACATGGATGGCCCACTGCCCTTTGACTGCCGGCACTACATCGCCATCATG GCAGCCGCCCGGCACCAGTGCCGGTACCTGGTGAACCTGCATGTGCTGCAGTTCCTGCGGGCAGGGGGTGACCCCCAGTGGCTGCGCGGCCTCGAATTCATCCCCCCCAAACTCCGCAACCTCAACGAGATCAACAAGATCCTGGCACACCGGCCATGGCTCATCACCAAGGAGCACATCGAG aagctgctgaagaTCAGTGAGTGGAGCTGGTCGCTGGCGGAGCTGGTGCATGCTGTCGTCCTCCTGGCACACTGCCATGCGCTCGCCAGCTTTGTCTTTGGCTGTGGCTGTGAGCAGGATGAGGGGCTGGGTGGCCCAGGCTCGCTGAAGCCATTGTCACTTGGGAACCAGTGCTTCTGTGAGGCCACTGCTGGtaacagctgcagccaggagctgctgcgcATCAACCGCAAGCGG TCCCTGGACTCCTGCATGGAGCTGGATTCCCTCCGGGAACGCATGCAGCGGATCCATGTGGAGACTGAGGGCAGGGACGAgatgaggctgctgcagcaggaccGAGAGGAAG ATACTGATGGGGAAGTCACCGGTGCTACCAACCTTGCATGCTACATGCAGGACCCTGACTTTGGCTACCAGGACTTTGCCCGGCGTGACGAGGATCAGACGCAGGTATTCAGAGTCCAG GATTACTCCTGGGAAGACCATGGCTTCTCACTGGTCAACCGGCTCTACTCTGACATTGGGCATCTCCTGGATGAGAAGTTTAGGATGGTGGATGGTCTGCAAAGCAGTGCCATGGCCAAGCGGCAGGGCTGTGAACCCTCTGTTTTCAAGCGGGGCATCTGGAACTACATCCACTGCATGTTTGGCATTAG GTACGATGATTATGACTATGCAGAAGTGAATCAGCTCCTGGAGCGAATGCTCAAAGTTTACATTAAAACTGTAACCTGCTACCCAGAGAAGACAAACTCAGAAATGTTTGACAGGTTCTGGAAGCAGTTCAA
- the LOC116450784 gene encoding sestrin-3-like isoform X3, with translation MIVCPQSVEHPRGSRCQRLPGQVVKMSSSDPDCPQFLFVKVLASRGRLEAVTQQMGYHPQYLDSFLKTQHYLMHMDGPLPFDCRHYIAIMAAARHQCRYLVNLHVLQFLRAGGDPQWLRGLEFIPPKLRNLNEINKILAHRPWLITKEHIEKLLKISEWSWSLAELVHAVVLLAHCHALASFVFGCGCEQDEGLGGPGSLKPLSLGNQCFCEATAGNSCSQELLRINRKRSLDSCMELDSLRERMQRIHVETEGRDEMRLLQQDREEGLSPFADTDGEVTGATNLACYMQDPDFGYQDFARRDEDQTQVFRVQDYSWEDHGFSLVNRLYSDIGHLLDEKFRMVDGLQSSAMAKRQGCEPSVFKRGIWNYIHCMFGIRYDDYDYAEVNQLLERMLKVYIKTVTCYPEKTNSEMFDRFWKQFKHSEKVHVNLLILEARMQAELLYALQAITQYMIS, from the exons ATGATCGTGTGTCCCCAGAGCGTGGAGCACCCCCGAGGAAGCCGATGCCAACGGCTACCGGGGCAG GTAGTGAAGATGTCCAGCAGCGACCCTGACTGCCCCCAGTTCCTCTTTGTGAAGGTGCTGGCGAGCCGGGGGCGGCTGGAGGCGGTGACCCAGCAGATGGGCTACCACCCACAGTACCTCGACAGCTTCCTCAAGACGCAGCACTACCTGATGCACATGGATGGCCCACTGCCCTTTGACTGCCGGCACTACATCGCCATCATG GCAGCCGCCCGGCACCAGTGCCGGTACCTGGTGAACCTGCATGTGCTGCAGTTCCTGCGGGCAGGGGGTGACCCCCAGTGGCTGCGCGGCCTCGAATTCATCCCCCCCAAACTCCGCAACCTCAACGAGATCAACAAGATCCTGGCACACCGGCCATGGCTCATCACCAAGGAGCACATCGAG aagctgctgaagaTCAGTGAGTGGAGCTGGTCGCTGGCGGAGCTGGTGCATGCTGTCGTCCTCCTGGCACACTGCCATGCGCTCGCCAGCTTTGTCTTTGGCTGTGGCTGTGAGCAGGATGAGGGGCTGGGTGGCCCAGGCTCGCTGAAGCCATTGTCACTTGGGAACCAGTGCTTCTGTGAGGCCACTGCTGGtaacagctgcagccaggagctgctgcgcATCAACCGCAAGCGG TCCCTGGACTCCTGCATGGAGCTGGATTCCCTCCGGGAACGCATGCAGCGGATCCATGTGGAGACTGAGGGCAGGGACGAgatgaggctgctgcagcaggaccGAGAGGAAG GGCTCTCCCCTTTTGCAGATACTGATGGGGAAGTCACCGGTGCTACCAACCTTGCATGCTACATGCAGGACCCTGACTTTGGCTACCAGGACTTTGCCCGGCGTGACGAGGATCAGACGCAGGTATTCAGAGTCCAG GATTACTCCTGGGAAGACCATGGCTTCTCACTGGTCAACCGGCTCTACTCTGACATTGGGCATCTCCTGGATGAGAAGTTTAGGATGGTGGATGGTCTGCAAAGCAGTGCCATGGCCAAGCGGCAGGGCTGTGAACCCTCTGTTTTCAAGCGGGGCATCTGGAACTACATCCACTGCATGTTTGGCATTAG GTACGATGATTATGACTATGCAGAAGTGAATCAGCTCCTGGAGCGAATGCTCAAAGTTTACATTAAAACTGTAACCTGCTACCCAGAGAAGACAAACTCAGAAATGTTTGACAGGTTCTGGAAGCAGTTCAA
- the LOC116450784 gene encoding sestrin-3-like isoform X1: MPSPRQRPTCVSCYLSSRYLWHLAVLCLIAKTTPVAAPRWKRGSLPLAEPRLGWGILLQRGLFQGELSRACVLQVVKMSSSDPDCPQFLFVKVLASRGRLEAVTQQMGYHPQYLDSFLKTQHYLMHMDGPLPFDCRHYIAIMAAARHQCRYLVNLHVLQFLRAGGDPQWLRGLEFIPPKLRNLNEINKILAHRPWLITKEHIEKLLKISEWSWSLAELVHAVVLLAHCHALASFVFGCGCEQDEGLGGPGSLKPLSLGNQCFCEATAGNSCSQELLRINRKRSLDSCMELDSLRERMQRIHVETEGRDEMRLLQQDREEGLSPFADTDGEVTGATNLACYMQDPDFGYQDFARRDEDQTQVFRVQDYSWEDHGFSLVNRLYSDIGHLLDEKFRMVDGLQSSAMAKRQGCEPSVFKRGIWNYIHCMFGIRYDDYDYAEVNQLLERMLKVYIKTVTCYPEKTNSEMFDRFWKQFKHSEKVHVNLLILEARMQAELLYALQAITQYMIS, translated from the exons ATGCCTTCTCCCAGACAGAGACCAACCTGTGTGTCTTGCTACCTGTCCTCCCGCTACCTGTGGCACTTAGCAGTGCTCTGCCTAATAGCCAAGACTACCCCTGTAGCAGCACCACGCTGGAAGAGGGGATCTCTGCCCCTTGCGGAGCCCAGGCTTGGCTGGGGCATTCTGCTGCAGCGGGGGCTGTTCCAGGGAGAGCTAAGCAGAGCGTGTGTCTTGCAGGTAGTGAAGATGTCCAGCAGCGACCCTGACTGCCCCCAGTTCCTCTTTGTGAAGGTGCTGGCGAGCCGGGGGCGGCTGGAGGCGGTGACCCAGCAGATGGGCTACCACCCACAGTACCTCGACAGCTTCCTCAAGACGCAGCACTACCTGATGCACATGGATGGCCCACTGCCCTTTGACTGCCGGCACTACATCGCCATCATG GCAGCCGCCCGGCACCAGTGCCGGTACCTGGTGAACCTGCATGTGCTGCAGTTCCTGCGGGCAGGGGGTGACCCCCAGTGGCTGCGCGGCCTCGAATTCATCCCCCCCAAACTCCGCAACCTCAACGAGATCAACAAGATCCTGGCACACCGGCCATGGCTCATCACCAAGGAGCACATCGAG aagctgctgaagaTCAGTGAGTGGAGCTGGTCGCTGGCGGAGCTGGTGCATGCTGTCGTCCTCCTGGCACACTGCCATGCGCTCGCCAGCTTTGTCTTTGGCTGTGGCTGTGAGCAGGATGAGGGGCTGGGTGGCCCAGGCTCGCTGAAGCCATTGTCACTTGGGAACCAGTGCTTCTGTGAGGCCACTGCTGGtaacagctgcagccaggagctgctgcgcATCAACCGCAAGCGG TCCCTGGACTCCTGCATGGAGCTGGATTCCCTCCGGGAACGCATGCAGCGGATCCATGTGGAGACTGAGGGCAGGGACGAgatgaggctgctgcagcaggaccGAGAGGAAG GGCTCTCCCCTTTTGCAGATACTGATGGGGAAGTCACCGGTGCTACCAACCTTGCATGCTACATGCAGGACCCTGACTTTGGCTACCAGGACTTTGCCCGGCGTGACGAGGATCAGACGCAGGTATTCAGAGTCCAG GATTACTCCTGGGAAGACCATGGCTTCTCACTGGTCAACCGGCTCTACTCTGACATTGGGCATCTCCTGGATGAGAAGTTTAGGATGGTGGATGGTCTGCAAAGCAGTGCCATGGCCAAGCGGCAGGGCTGTGAACCCTCTGTTTTCAAGCGGGGCATCTGGAACTACATCCACTGCATGTTTGGCATTAG GTACGATGATTATGACTATGCAGAAGTGAATCAGCTCCTGGAGCGAATGCTCAAAGTTTACATTAAAACTGTAACCTGCTACCCAGAGAAGACAAACTCAGAAATGTTTGACAGGTTCTGGAAGCAGTTCAA